Proteins encoded in a region of the Misgurnus anguillicaudatus chromosome 9, ASM2758022v2, whole genome shotgun sequence genome:
- the LOC129423887 gene encoding sphingosine 1-phosphate receptor 3-like, which yields MINQTIFKHYNYMGKSSNRTTTKEPLKDPKTAVILGVCSLIVLENLIVLLAIWKNHKFHNRMYFFIANLALCDLLAGVSYMVNLMMSGEFTFHLSTTAWFVREGSTFVALSASIFSLFAIAIERHLTMIKMRPYDSNKKYRVFLLIGTCWLIAVTLGALPILGWNCLDKLQECSTIFPLYSKYYVAFCITIFLSLLLAISVLYARIYILVKTTSSKVTKHCDSEHSMALLRTVIIVVGVFIACWTPVFVLFLVDVACQGGAKSCPILLKDDWFIALALLNSGMNPVIYTLASREMRRAFYRLVCGCVVKEDGLGSK from the coding sequence ATGATAAACCAGACTATTTTCAAACATTACAATTACATGGGAAAGTCAAGCAATCGTACCACCACCAAAGAGCCTCTGAAGGATCCCAAAACAGCTGTGATTTTGGGAGTATGCAGCCTCATTGTTTTGGAGAACCTGATCGTTTTGTTGGCAATTTGGAAGAATCATAAATTTCACAACCGAATGTATTTTTTCATCGCTAACCTGGCTTTATGCGACTTGTTGGCCGGCGTGAGCTACATGGTCAACCTGATGATGTCAGGAGAGTTTACGTTTCATCTGTCGACTACTGCGTGGTTTGTGCGCGAAGGGAGCACGTTTGTAGCCCTGAGCGCTTCCATCTTCAGCCTCTTTGCGATCGCTATTGAGCGCCACCTCACCATGATTAAAATGAGGCCTTATGattcaaacaaaaaatacagggTGTTTCTCTTAATAGGGACTTGTTGGTTGATAGCCGTCACACTGGGAGCTCTGCCCATTTTGGGCTGGAACTGTCTGGATAAACTTCAAGAGTGCTCGACCATCTTTCCCCTCTACAGCAAATACTACGTGGCCTTCTGCATCACCATTTTCCTTTCACTGCTGCTGGCCATCTCCGTGCTGTACGCCAGGATTTACATCCTCGTCAAAACCACCAGCAGCAAAGTCACCAAGCACTGTGACTCGGAGCACTCCATGGCTCTCCTTCGAACAGTGATCATCGTGGTGGGCGTCTTCATCGCTTGTTGGACGCCCGTCTTTGTGCTCTTCCTTGTCGACGTAGCCTGCCAAGGGGGAGCCAAGAGCTGTCCCATCCTGCTGAAAGATGATTGGTTCATAGCCCTGGCGCTGTTGAATTCCGGCATGAACCCGGTAATATACACTCTAGCAAGCAGGGAAATGCGCCGTGCCTTTTACAGGCTGGTTTGTGGCTGTGTGGTGAAGGAGGACGGGTTGGGAAGCAAATAG
- the LOC129424409 gene encoding sphingosine 1-phosphate receptor 3-like → MINQVISSHYNQMGKPNNRTTTKEPLKDPKTAVILGVCSLIILENLIVLLAIWKNHKFHNRMYFFIANLALCDLLAGVSYMVNLMMSGEFTFHLSTTAWFVREGSTFVALGASIFSLLAIAIERHLTMIKMRPYDSNKKYRVFLLIGTCWLIAVTLGALPILGWNCLDKLQECSTIFPLYSKYYVAFCITIFISLLLAISVLYARIYILVKTTSSKVTKHGNSEHSMALLRTVIIVVGVFIACWTPVFVLFLVDVACQGGAKSCPILLEAHWFIVLAVLNSGMNPVIYTLASREMRRAFYRLVCGCVVKEDGLGSKQNTDPGRSKTSSNSQQAAEPDGPETINAQNQPADS, encoded by the coding sequence ATGATAAACCAGGTTATTTCCAGCCATTACAATCAGATGGGAAAGCCAAACAATCGTACCACCACCAAAGAGCCTCTGAAGGATCCCAAAACAGCTGTGATTTTGGGAGTATGCAGCCTCATTATTTTGGAGAACTTGATCGTTTTGTTGGCAATTTGGAAGAATCATAAATTTCACAACCGAATGTATTTTTTCATCGCTAACCTGGCTTTATGCGACTTGTTGGCCGGCGTGAGCTACATGGTCAACCTGATGATGTCAGGAGAGTTTACGTTTCATCTGTCGACTACTGCGTGGTTTGTGCGCGAAGGGAGCACGTTTGTAGCTCTGGGCGCTTCCATCTTCAGCCTCTTGGCGATCGCTATTGAGCGCCACCTCACCATGATTAAAATGAGGCCTTATGattcaaacaaaaaatacagggTGTTTCTCTTAATAGGGACTTGTTGGTTGATAGCCGTCACACTGGGAGCTCTCCCCATTTTGGGCTGGAACTGTCTGGATAAACTTCAAGAGTGCTCGACCATCTTTCCCCTCTACAGCAAATACTACGTGGCCTTCTGCATCACCATTTTCATTTCACTGCTGCTGGCCATCTCCGTGCTGTACGCCAGGATTTACATCCTCGTCAAAACCACCAGCAGCAAAGTCACCAAGCACGGCAACTCGGAGCACTCCATGGCTCTCCTTCGAACCGTGATCATCGTGGTGGGCGTCTTCATCGCTTGCTGGACGCCCGTCTTTGTGCTTTTCCTCGTCGATGTGGCCTGCCAAGGGGGAGCCAAAAGCTGTCCCATCCTGCTGGAAGCTCATTGGTTCATAGTCCTGGCAGTGTTGAATTCCGGCATGAACCCGGTGATATACACGTTAGCAAGCAGGGAAATGCGCCGTGCCTTTTACAGGCTGGTTTGTGGCTGTGTGGTGAAGGAGGACGGGTTGGGAAGCAAACAGAACACAGACCCCGGCAGAAGCAAGACGAGTTCGAACAGTCAGCAAGCGGCTGAACCCGACGGCCCAGAAACCATCAATGCACAAAACCAACCGGCTGACTCTTAA